The nucleotide sequence ATGCACATCGTTGAACCCACCAGTGGCAATACCGGCATTGCATTGGCCTTTGTGGCAGCCGCTAAAGGTTATGAACTGACGCTCACCATGCCTTCAAGCATGAGTATTGAACGCCGTAAAGTAGTCAAAGCTTTAGGAGCCAATCTGGTCTTGACCGATCCGGCCAAAGGCATGAAAGGGGCGATTGAAGCAGCCGAGAGTCTGTTGAATGAGAACCCGGAGAAGTATTTCCTGCCACAACAGTTTGAAAACCCAGCCAATCCTAAAATTCATGAAGAAACCACCGGCCCAGAAATCTGGGAAGCTACGGCGGGTAACGTCGATATTCTGGTCGCAGGTGTCGGAACAGGCGGAACCATTACCGGTATTTCGCGTTACTTTGAGAAAGTTAAAAATAAGCCTCTATATTCGGTGGCGGTGGAACCTGCTGAGTCTGCGATTATTGGTCAGGCCAAACGTGGTGAAGACATTACACCTGGACCACACAAAATTCAGGGGATTGGTGCCAACTTC is from Acinetobacter lwoffii and encodes:
- the cysK gene encoding cysteine synthase A, encoding MSTDSAFPTPNNLGIAVYSNNADAIGNTPLVRINRVISDPATVLAKIESRNPAFSVKCRIGAALINDAEKSGKLKPGMHIVEPTSGNTGIALAFVAAAKGYELTLTMPSSMSIERRKVVKALGANLVLTDPAKGMKGAIEAAESLLNENPEKYFLPQQFENPANPKIHEETTGPEIWEATAGNVDILVAGVGTGGTITGISRYFEKVKNKPLYSVAVEPAESAIIGQAKRGEDITPGPHKIQGIGANFIPGNLDLELVDEVIAINSADAVEWARKTAAQEGILVGISSGAAMAAAAQLAARPENASKNIVVILPDGGERYLSSILFEDISAE